In one Culex quinquefasciatus strain JHB chromosome 2, VPISU_Cqui_1.0_pri_paternal, whole genome shotgun sequence genomic region, the following are encoded:
- the LOC6046949 gene encoding mRNA export factor: MFGAQTLGGASAFGGTTAVAPVNPMKDFEVTSPPEDTVSAMEFSPATLQQNFLIAGSWDSSVRCWEVEQSGKTVGKSIKTMGGPVLDVCWADDGSKVFIASADKQVKCWDLASDQVVQVAQHDAPIKTCHWVKGTNYTCLMTGSWDKTLKFWDTRTPQPMMSIQLPERCYCADVDYPMAVVGTAGRHVLIYSLENKPTQYKQQESPLKYQHRTVSIFRDKKKTPTGYALGSIEGRVAIQYVNPINPKDNFTFKCHRSNGSSGYQDIYAVNDIAFHPIHGTLATVGSDGTFSFWDKDARTKLKSSEAMDQSITKCCFNANGQIFAYTVGYDWSKGHEYNNPQKKTYIFLRSCYEELKPRATS; this comes from the coding sequence ATGTTCGGCGCGCAAACTCTGGGCGGCGCTTCCGCCTTTGGAGGCACCACGGCGGTGGCCCCGGTCAACCCGATGAAGGACTTTGAGGTGACGTCCCCACCAGAGGACACCGTGTCGGCGATGGAGTTCAGTCCGGCGACGTTGCAGCAGAACTTTCTGATCGCCGGCAGCTGGGACAGCAGCGTGCGTTGTTGGGAGGTCGAGCAGAGCGGCAAAACGGTCGGGAAGTCGATCAAGACGATGGGCGGACCGGTGCTGGACGTGTGCTGGGCGGACGATGGCAGCAAGGTGTTTATCGCGTCCGCCGATAAGCAGGTCAAGTGCTGGGATTTGGCGTCGGACCAGGTTGTTCAGGTGGCCCAACACGACGCCCCGATCAAGACGTGCCACTGGGTCAAGGGCACGAACTACACCTGCCTCATGACCGGGTCGTGGGACAAAACGCTGAAGTTCTGGGACACGCGAACGCCCCAGCCGATGATGTCGATCCAGCTGCCGGAACGGTGCTACTGCGCGGACGTGGACTATCCGATGGCCGTGGTGGGAACCGCCGGACGGCACGTCCTCATCTACTCGCTGGAAAACAAACCAACCCAGTACAAGCAGCAGGAGAGTCCGCTCAAGTACCAGCACCGAACGGTTTCGATCTTCCGCGACAAGAAGAAAACCCCAACCGGATACGCGCTCGGTTCCATCGAAGGTCGCGTCGCCATCCAGTACGTGAACCCGATCAACCCAAAGGACAACTTCACCTTCAAGTGTCACCGCTCGAACGGTTCCTCCGGCTATCAGGACATTTACGCCGTCAACGACATCGCGTTTCACCCGATCCACGGCACCTTGGCGACGGTCGGTTCGGACGGAACGTTCAGCTTCTGGGACAAGGACGCCCGTACCAAGCTCAAGTCGTCGGAAGCGATGGACCAGTCCATCACCAAGTGCTGCTTCAACGCCAACGGGCAGATCTTCGCGTACACCGTGGGGTACGATTGGTCCAAGGGTCACGAGTACAACAACCCACAGAAAAAGACGTACATCTTCCTGCGCTCGTGCTACGAGGAGCTTAAGCCGAGGGCGACCAGTTAA